GCGGGTCATGCCGTACTTGCAGGCATTGGGCCCGCCCGCATTGGTGGCCAGGGTGCCGCCCAGGGCGCAGCTCTCCCAGGAGTTGGGGTCCGGCGGATAGAACAGCCCCTGGGCCGCAGCCGCCGCTTTGACCTCGCGCAGCGGCGCGCTCACCGGGGCGCTGAGGCAGAGATCCTGGGGCGAAACCTGAATCTCGCCGGGCCACTGGGAGAAGTCCACCACCACGCTGCGCGCCGTGGGCAGGCAGCCGCCGGCCTTGCCGGTGCCCGCGCCCCGGGGGACGAGGCCGAAGCCCTCGGCCTTGGCCAGCCGCACCAGCTCCCGCAGGGCCACCGGGCCGTGGGGTTTCACCACGGCCAGGGGCGGGCGGCCCACCACATGGGATTCGTCGCGGAGGAAGGGCTCCAGGTCGCTGGGGTCGTGGATGACGGTGGCTTCGGGCAGGCCCTTGAGTGCGTCCATGGTTCCAGTGTGACGGAAGGCGGCTCACCCAGGTAAGCTGGCCACCATGCCTCCGTCCCAGCCACAGTCCCCCCGGGCCCGCCGGAGAAAGATGTTCCACCTGCTTGGCCATGCCGCGCCCTGGATGGTGCTCTTCCTGGGCCTCGCCGGCACCCTCTGGGCCTGGCGCGCCCTGGATCTGCAGGAACAGGCCTTCCGCGCGGGCCGCCTGGACGGGGCCATGGCCCAGACGCGCGAGGCAGTGGATCACCGCGTCGAGGAACAGACCAAGCTGCTGATTGCGGCCAAGGGGTTCGTTCTGGGCCGGTCGCGGGTGACCTCGGAGGACTGGCGGATCTTCAACGCGGGCCTGGAGCCGCGGCGGCTGTCGCCCGGAACCCGCGTGATGGGCTATCTCTCCCGGGAGGTGTTGGAAGGGCGCAAGGACGCGCTGCCGCTGCTGGAGCCCGAAATCGACGCTTCGTTGCTGGGACCCCAAGGGAGCGGCCTCCTGCGCCATCCGGCTTTCCTCGATGCGGCGACCCGCGCCCGGGACCGGGGCGAATTCGCTGTGAGCGGCTGTCTGGTGCTCCCCGGGGAGCAGGCGCCCTCTGTGGCCTTCCTGCTCCCGGTCTTCCGGGAGGGCCTGGTTCCCAATACCACGGCCGCCCGCCAAGGGGCCTTCCAGGGGCTGGTGCTTCTGCTCGCCGGTGGGAAGGACTTGTTCCGCACCATGTATGGGGCCATCCCCATCGCGGATCTGGACGTGGAGATCTACGACGATCCCTCCTGCCGGGAGGATGGCCTGATCTATGATCGTGCGCTCTGCCATGCGGGCAGGGGCCCGGCCATGGCGGTGCGCCACGAGGGTCGGCACATGCCCTTGAGGGTTGGGGGACGCCAGTGGGATCTGGTGGCGGGTTTTGTCCCGGGGGTGGCGGGCTTTCGGGAAAGCAGACCGACCATGGTGGCTCTGGGCGGCGCGGCCTTGAGCCTGCTGGCCTTTGGACTGACCCTCTTCTTGGCCTACAGCCGCTCTCGACTTGAGGCCATGGCCCACCAGCTGCGCGAAAGCGAGGCGCGGTTCCGATCCGTGGCCGAGACCGCCTCCTGCGCCATCTTCATCTATGCCGATCACATCGAGTACATGAACGAGGCAGGCACACGCATCACCGGTTTCTCCCTGGAGGAGATCCTCGGCCACTCGCTGCTGAACCTGGTGCACCCCGATGACCGAGAACTGGTGCGCTCCCGGGCACGGGCGCGGCTCCGCGGAGATACCGTGCCTTTGCGCTACGAGTTCCGCCTCCAGACCAAGAGCGGCGAAGTGCGCTGGATTGACTTCGCTGCCGGAACGGTGGTGCTGGGAGATAGGGTGCTTGG
This sequence is a window from Geothrix sp. PMB-07. Protein-coding genes within it:
- a CDS encoding PAS domain S-box protein, which translates into the protein MFHLLGHAAPWMVLFLGLAGTLWAWRALDLQEQAFRAGRLDGAMAQTREAVDHRVEEQTKLLIAAKGFVLGRSRVTSEDWRIFNAGLEPRRLSPGTRVMGYLSREVLEGRKDALPLLEPEIDASLLGPQGSGLLRHPAFLDAATRARDRGEFAVSGCLVLPGEQAPSVAFLLPVFREGLVPNTTAARQGAFQGLVLLLAGGKDLFRTMYGAIPIADLDVEIYDDPSCREDGLIYDRALCHAGRGPAMAVRHEGRHMPLRVGGRQWDLVAGFVPGVAGFRESRPTMVALGGAALSLLAFGLTLFLAYSRSRLEAMAHQLRESEARFRSVAETASCAIFIYADHIEYMNEAGTRITGFSLEEILGHSLLNLVHPDDRELVRSRARARLRGDTVPLRYEFRLQTKSGEVRWIDFAAGTVVLGDRVLGLGTAFDVTERVKANEARLKAERKLMGAQKLESLGLLAGGVAHDFNNLLTVIQGNAGMLRDAMDEPEMAQTCLRNIEETCRRAAGLVGQMLAYSGRGRGQVHLLDLNRLIQEIAQLLSVSIPKAISIQYRLTDPLPPILGDPAQLQQVVMNLVTNAAEAIGETEGRITLGSGFQVLGETDATGLRVAEGLDSGPFVFFEVEDTGAGMDAATLARIFDPFFTTKFTGRGLGLAAMQGIVRGHGGGVEIQSSPGVGTTFRVYLPARSGSVLPGADEPRGAALPLSGEGLVLVADDEPGIRDFVQQVMVRAGFEVIVAADGVDAVEQVRAHHRELRLVLLDLTMPRLGGDEALVDIRALGYSGPVIRWSGYALTDATPDPRAAFLRKPFSAEELLALVAKALSPSVS